Proteins encoded within one genomic window of Streptomyces sp. NBC_01314:
- a CDS encoding IclR family transcriptional regulator, which yields MDVVMGALPRGLALVERVVRGELDPRGGPGVVRLAEENGLDKGQTSRLLRDLVDSGVLARGGHEFRAGAELLAVAAESGPWGVRSRALLRELVVRFGACAYVDVLCGPMVLSVRAELAAWAEFAWARAGRLTPVWCTGAGRALLFGHSPEEVAELLGGEDFIGAGGPYAPRSVDDLLARVSADAAHGVAVCESEYDEDVLEVAAPVRDPRGTIVAAVSVVVPHAAARDDRDELVAAVGDAAAQLASLLG from the coding sequence GTGGACGTGGTGATGGGGGCGCTGCCTCGCGGGCTTGCACTGGTGGAGCGTGTGGTGCGCGGGGAGCTCGACCCGCGTGGGGGGCCCGGTGTGGTCCGGCTCGCCGAGGAGAACGGGCTGGACAAGGGGCAGACGTCGCGGTTGTTGAGGGACCTCGTCGACTCCGGTGTGCTCGCCCGTGGTGGCCACGAGTTCCGCGCCGGGGCGGAGCTGCTGGCCGTCGCGGCGGAAAGCGGTCCGTGGGGAGTGCGGAGCCGGGCGCTGCTGCGGGAGTTGGTGGTCCGGTTCGGCGCGTGCGCGTACGTGGATGTGCTGTGTGGGCCGATGGTGCTGTCGGTGCGGGCCGAGCTGGCCGCCTGGGCCGAGTTCGCCTGGGCGCGGGCGGGGCGGCTGACGCCGGTCTGGTGCACCGGGGCCGGGCGGGCTCTGCTGTTCGGCCACTCACCGGAAGAGGTCGCCGAGCTGCTGGGCGGGGAGGACTTCATCGGGGCGGGTGGCCCGTACGCACCCCGGTCGGTGGACGACCTGCTGGCGCGGGTCTCCGCGGACGCGGCGCACGGGGTCGCGGTGTGCGAGAGCGAGTACGACGAGGACGTGCTGGAGGTCGCCGCGCCGGTGCGGGACCCGCGCGGAACCATTGTCGCGGCGGTCAGTGTGGTCGTGCCGCATGCGGCGGCCAGGGATGACCGCGACGAGCTCGTCGCGGCGGTCGGCGACGCGGCGGCGCAGTTGGCGTCCCTGCTCGGCTGA